From the genome of Chiloscyllium plagiosum isolate BGI_BamShark_2017 unplaced genomic scaffold, ASM401019v2 scaf_10945, whole genome shotgun sequence:
tccaaCGCCAACCCAGATAtcccgaacccaatctagtcccacctgccagcgcctggcccatatccctctgaacccttcctattcacgtccccatccagatgccttttaaatgctgtcattgtaccagcccccaccacatcctctggcagctcattccacacacgcaccaccctctgcgtgaagaaattgccccttttcggtctctgtctcctctcactctaaacctctgcccctctcatactggactcccccacctcagggtaAAGACTTGTcaatttatccgatccatgcccctcatgattttataaacctctataaggtcacccctcagcctccgacgctccagggaaaacagccccagcctgttcagcctctccctgtagctcaaaccctccaaccctggcaacatccttgtaaatcttttctgaaccctttcaagtttcgggcggtacggtggctcagtggttagcactgctgcctcacagcaccaggataccaggttcgattccagcctcggatgactgtctgtctgtgtgcagtttgcacattctcctcctgtgATAGCgtgaatttcctccaggtgctctggtttcctcccacagtccaaagatgtgcaggttaggctggattggctaagttacccatagtgcccagggatgtgtaggttagggtggattggccatgctaaattacccatagtgcccagggatgtgcaggttagggtggattggccgtgttaaattagccatagtgcccagggatgtgcaggttagggtggattgaccgtgctaaattacccatagtgcccagggatgtgcaggttagggtggattgaccgtactaaattacccatagtgctcagggatgtgcaggttagggtggattggccgtgctaaattacccatagtacccagggatgtacaggttagggtggattgaccgtgctaaattacccatagtgcccagggatgtgcaggttagggaggattggccatgctaaattaccatagtgttaggtgcattagtcagagggagatgggtttgggtcggtgtggactggttgggccgaagggcctgtttctatactgtagggaatctaatctaatctaatccttccgacaggaaggagatgagaattgtacgcaatattccaaacgcgTCCTAACCGTTGTCCGAGCATGGTCAGCCGAGTGAGTGAGATGAGCTGAGCGACTGGAATCGCCCCTCCCCCGGCACCCCAGCCCCAGCCTGGCCCTGGCCCAGCCTCAGCTCCACGCCGCGCACACTCACCCGGCCAGTCCGCCAAAGATGTCCTTGACGTAGGAGTAATCGCCGCCGGATTTGGGGATGGTGACCCCCAGCTCGGCGTAGCACAGGGCGCCGATGGCGGTGATGAAGCCGGTGATGATCCAGACAATCAGGGCCAGACCCACCGAGCCGGCATTCTCCATCACTCCCTTGGGCGAGACGAAGATGCCCGAGCCGATGATGTTGCCTGGGAAAAAAgatcggagagagagagagtgagcaaacATGGAGAACTGGCACCCCTTTGCCTCCCGATGCCAATGAGCGCCGTCTGACCCGCAGACCGTCGGTGAGAACAGATGACGCTGCCTCGTCCACCATAGCCCACAACGCCGCACACGGCTGTATACTCcgcacccctccccccccttCCAGGTACATGACTGAGAACCTCCGAAATCTGACACCTTCCTCATGGGGTGTGCAGCGCGGTTTTGGCACGGGGACAGGTGACCcgactccacacccactcgaaccACATCAGTCAGGCGTGATGTGGCCCAGCACGGTCAGGCGTCAACTGTGTCTCAGCGCTCAGACTTTTCTATTtcaatttcactgtgaaaatgtcatttgttCCGAAATAATTCTGAGAAAGAACTGGCCTCAAGGATTTGCAGGAAGGATCGTGTACCTGTACTGAACTCTCTCTGCACTCACTACTGTAGGGCCTCGGCTCCATTTacaatttaagattagattagattactgacagtgtgaaaacaggcccttcggcccaaccagtccacactgaccctccgaagagtaacccacccagacccattccctctggctaatgcacctagcattatgggcaatttagcacggccaatccaccctaacctgcacatcccctgactctgtctacacttcccactgcctcagggaGGCATCATCAGAGACTTATCCCCCCGCCCCCATCCCACCCCGGGtacactctctcccaccctcctccctccATCAGGCAGAGGATAGATAGGTTTGTAcacggggagggagagggggacaGGGGATTCAGTGCAGAGCAGCACGGTGTCGAGACCACAATCCCACCCCGGGtacactctctcccaccctcctccctccATCAGGCAGAGGATAGATAGGTTTGTACACACGTACAAACAGATTGAGGAACAGCTGCTTCCCCGCCATTGTCAGACTTCTGAACACACCTCTCAGATGGTAATGTTGGTCACgcactctctcgcgcgctctctcttgCTCAtgctctctccatctctctcgccctttctctctcgccctctcacgctctctctctctctgcggctGTAACACCGTATTCTGTTCTGTTCCTCCCCACCCGGTGCACTCTGTATGGTACCATCTGCCCGTAGAGTACACCAAACAATAAtcttcactgtatctcggtacacgtgacGACAATAATTCTACCAATCAACACGAGGCGCCGGGTGAACGGGCTCACCAAGATGGCGTCCTGCCACCTCCTCCCGCAAGATGGAGGAGGCCCGAGGCTGCCCCCTCCCACGCCCAACACCAGGTTACCGCGGAAATATCGGGGGCTGAGTGAGCTGCCGAGGGAAGGtcatcaaaattttaaaaaaggaacctGCCAAGAGATTTGGAAATCGGAAAAGAAAAGTAGAAAGTGGCTGGAGGATGTCCACAGCTCTGGCACAGGTCTCcgcagagagagcgagagcgagagcgagagaaaaaGAGTGACACAGTCAACATGTCGAGTCCAGtgttactcttcttcagaatggttttTCCAGCACTCTCTCAGAACGTCCAGCGTCCATAGCAGTTTGCCCTCATCAGAGGCATCGAGAAAATAGTTGAGAGAATCACAGAAACACCGGATCTccagagtccacaccaaccctccacagacccattccccaaccctattagcCAATATTTACCTCTTACTAAtgcatcctaacctgcacatccctgggcactatgggtaatttagcacggccaatccaccctaacctgcacatccctgggcactatgggtaatttagattggccaatccaccttaacctgcacatccctgggcactatgggtaatttaatatggccaatccaccctaacctgcacatccctgggcactatgggtaatttaatatggccaatccaccctaacctacacattcctgagcactatgggtaatttagcacggccaatccactctaacctacacatccctgggcactatgggtaatttaacctggccaatccaccctaacctgcacatccttgcactgtgggaggaaaccggagcacctggaggaaacctacgcagacccggagggggaggggtgggaagaatgtgcaaactccacacagacag
Proteins encoded in this window:
- the LOC122546051 gene encoding large neutral amino acids transporter small subunit 2-like, whose product is MFAHSLSLRSFFPGNIIGSGIFVSPKGVMENAGSVGLALIVWIITGFITAIGALCYAELGVTIPKSGGDYSYVKDIFGGLAGFLRLWIAVLVIYPTNQAVIALTFSNYVLQPLFPSCFAPDLGLRLLAGVCLCE